The Schizosaccharomyces pombe strain 972h- genome assembly, chromosome: I genome contains a region encoding:
- the zip3 gene encoding ZIP zinc transporter 1 yields MFLLQRFFIYGLFLACFYTTVFGEKHFEAEEYRDSFLSQENMNKINHTTIERLFREMTENDPSLLSSSKTLAELSKGELAKAREDLKSVLSFLKNNLPVDTESSSEAFTIEKDNNSCVWLNSVKSFVEKQFSYSSGTNGILATFLTAIPPNIFILLVPKSFDTSMLNLFVAVSAGSLLGDVFLQLLPTVYSTNGGDFPASSVYSILIGALVFFLMDKGIRILIHERPSSLSKPKKDGEETSSVNKPSASSTQTDVKGVEGLRKRNVKDDQNSKGHEPDLIRHVVEEVSEEYNDKTVVYLNLLCDSFHNFMDGLAITSAFFTNTSIGISTTFAVLLHEIPAEIGDLAILLRNGYTKSQVLVLQMITMVTGLLGAIVATYIYTASSSSSPYGSFLLQLEDKLLPFTAGGFLYIAYLGVFPELLEINLSKGKLGNMIYTALYMMFIVGGFSFLYYV; encoded by the coding sequence atgtttttattgcAACGGTTTTTCATTTATGGGTTGTTTCTAGCATGTTTTTATACAACGGTGTTTGGagaaaaacattttgaagCGGAGGAATATAGAGACTCCTTTTTATCGCAGGAAaatatgaataaaattaatcatACAACTATAGAAAGGTTGTTCCGAGAAATGACAGAAAACGATCCCTCTTTGCTTTCTTCCTCAAAAACTCTGGCTGAACTTAGTAAGGGAGAACTTGCTAAAGCACGCGAAGATTTGAAGAGCGTCTTaagttttttgaagaataatCTGCCTGTTGATACTGAATCATCGTCAGAGGCTTTTACTATAGAGAAAGACAACAATTCTTGCGTTTGGTTGAATTCAGTTAAAAGCTTTGTAGAGAAGCAGTTCTCTTACTCCTCGGGAACGAATGGAATTCTCGCGACTTTCTTAACAGCAATACCACCtaacatttttattcttcttGTTCCCAAGTCGTTCGACACGAGTATGTTAAATCTGTTCGTGGCAGTTTCTGCAGGTAGTTTATTAGGCGATGTTTTTCTACAATTACTTCCTACTGTGTATTCGACAAATGGAGGAGATTTTCCAGCATCTTCTGTTTATTCAATCCTTATTGGAGCCCTAGTATTCTTTCTAATGGATAAGGGAATCCGCATTTTAATACATGAGCGTCCGTCTTCGCTCTCTAAGCCAAAGAAAGACGGTGAAGAGACTTCAAGTGTAAACAAACCTTCTGCTTCTTCAACTCAAACTGACGTTAAAGGAGTGGAAGGATTGCGGAAACGAAATGTCAAAGATGATCAGAACTCTAAAGGTCACGAGCCTGATTTGATTAGACATGTAGTTGAAGAAGTTAGTGAAGAGTATAACGACAAAACTGTggtatatttaaatttgttaTGTGATTCATTTCATAATTTTATGGACGGTTTGGCGATCACTTCCGCCTTCTTTACCAATACCTCCATTGGCATATCCACCACATTTGCTGTTCTATTACACGAAATTCCAGCAGAAATTGGTGACTTGGCTATACTTCTGAGAAATGGGTATACGAAATCGCAAGTACTCGTGTTGCAAATGATCACTATGGTGACGGGATTATTGGGAGCAATTGTCGctacatatatatacactgcttcatcttcatcttcacCATATGGTTCTTTCCTTCTACAACTTGAGGATAAACTCCTTCCTTTCACGGCTGGTGGTTTCCTTTATATAGCTTACCTAGGCGTATTTCCCGAGCTTTTGGAAATCAACTTATCAAAAGGAAAGCTGGGAAATATGATTTACACGGCATTGTACATGATGTTTATTGTTGGaggtttttcttttttatattatgtTTAA
- the syt22 gene encoding guanyl-nucleotide exchange factor, with protein MSRNASNAYLKNGNSTPSNDKRSPSSLSQRSKTSTRSSKPFLQRLFPSTWFKNESSSRHPLTSIKENDTQTIGRRPSMRVKLFGKDKSKASMSTNDLPSHPRSQSVMGFSSSTSQLTGTSNSSRTRLNKDMRRDFGMTSMSSITSSTPTPSQLPVRPSTSLSFFDDIPLGPSFSAETILSSLSISTSNNAMSKTTPAPPLVTTKSISADQDDFYTCKEEVSTYEGLNSQIELSPVKSRDSQNKSAKNLSTAYRTVSGESRNLMVDPKVSPYGNSRTPLRDSSNYLRDRRSINRQSSLSIPKSTSETTRKTLALSNGGIDQSRVSSDSFKVDDSSAKMAAIDIWEGSQHIVSNDKALSWLVTDKPYNKAVLKHYISLYDFENTDILQSLRMICGNLYVHGETQELDHFLGEFSNQWCRTNPKGLFCNPQIVHSIAFSLLLLNTDLHIAELSASERMSRNQFVENTYRSIKQALNDSFDGNEEKKNAFFLSSYKSFASNESCNSPAIHSLHGNLSPGKSAELKKLHKRSLSSKVLEEAFSSYWMSALKEMYHSIKVSMILQPDRYLDMNFDFNDTNKINNPSSTANQTRHFHSVSEIKKLPMGTDELEKSMVRPSTAMYINRQNENAVSIDKSRDLQGTVNTKEIRSRSALSYQNDRPLATDLPSVIYNHKHPNVVSPFYVHPYIKQGILKFQSKESHKFRKKEVWSTVLAVLQRDVFTLYNLNTPNLSYDPKDLDISKVGKPVIKTTIIASLAKPFPSSEDAVVLKSTNSLYFDLETSSQLKLRFAGPSPKDAQGWIDALNYWAARSSKVPLLGGVTNVDYGWARCTGQRAQKSNAQLLKTKTDKIIVHKWQPQPVNTIPSSLSLGEQLSAFNNFMKLLKKTNDEHQNLHKEMLVVLSSQPKSTFRRAVENWKYKSDYLQLNLVRLRVYISVLEKYKSQAQNS; from the coding sequence ATGAGCAGAAACGCTTCCAATGCGTACCTTAAAAATGGGAATTCCACTCCGTCGAATGACAAAAGGAGCCCTTCTTCTCTTTCACAAAGGTCAAAAACTTCAACTCGTTCTTCAAAACCATTTTTACAGCGTCTTTTTCCTTCCACTTGGTTCAAAAACGAATCATCGAGTCGTCACCCTCTGACTTCtatcaaagaaaatgatacTCAGACAATTGGGAGAAGGCCTTCAATGCGTGTAAAATTGTTTGGTAAAGATAAATCGAAGGCTTCTATGTCAACCAATGATTTGCCTAGTCATCCTCGCTCTCAATCTGTAATGGGATTCTCTTCTTCTACTTCTCAATTAACTGGGACCAGCAATTCTAGCAGGACTCGCTTAAATAAAGATATGAGACGAGATTTTGGTATGACATCTATGTCTAGTATCACTTCTTCTACTCCTACTCCATCGCAATTACCTGTTAGACCCTCAACTTcactttcattttttgatgatATCCCCTTAGGACCTTCTTTTAGTGCTGAAACTATACTTTCCAGTTTAAGTATCTCGACTTCTAATAATGCTATGTCTAAGACTACTCCTGCACCACCTTTAGTAACCacaaaatcaatttctgCTGACCAAGATGATTTTTATACTTGTAAGGAGGAAGTATCTACTTATGAAGGTTTGAATAGTCAAATTGAACTTTCACCAGTAAAATCTAGAGATTCACAAAACAAATCCGCTAAAAATCTCAGCACTGCGTATCGTACTGTCAGTGGGGAATCTCGTAATTTAATGGTGGACCCGAAAGTTAGTCCTTATGGAAATTCCAGAACTCCTTTGAGAGATTCGTCTAATTATTTGAGAGATAGGAGAAGTATTAATCGTCAATCTAGTCTTTCTATTCCTAAAAGTACATCAGAAACTACGAGAAAAACCTTAGCTCTTTCCAACGGAGGAATTGATCAATCTAGGGTATCATCAGATTCTTTCAAAGTTGACGATAGTTCAGCCAAAATGGCTGCCATCGATATTTGGGAAGGTTCACAACATATCGTCTCAAATGATAAAGCGTTATCGTGGCTTGTCACAGATAAACCATACAACAAAGCTGTTTTGAAACACTACATTTCACTTTacgattttgaaaatacaGACATTCTTCAATCATTGAGAATGATTTGTGGAAATTTATACGTGCATGGTGAAACCCAAGAATTAGATCATTTTCTTGGTGAATTTTCCAATCAGTGGTGTCGAACTAATCCCAAGGGGCTTTTCTGTAATCCACAGATTGTTCATTCTATTGCATTTTCcttattacttttaaatacGGATTTACATATTGCTGAATTGTCAGCCTCTGAAAGAATGTCGAGAAACCAATTTGTTGAGAATACGTATCGTAGTATAAAACAAGCTCTCAATGACTCTTTTGACGGAAAtgaggaaaagaaaaatgctttttttttatcgtcCTACAAATCATTTGCATCCAATGAATCCTGTAACTCGCCAGCCATCCATTCCCTACATGGCAACTTATCTCCGGGAAAAAGTGCGGAATTAAAGAAGCTTCATAAACGTAGCTTGAGCTCGAAAGTACTTGAGGAAGCTTTTTCAAGTTATTGGATGTCtgctttgaaagaaatgtaCCATTCCATTAAAGTCTCTATGATCTTGCAGCCTGATAGATATCTGGATATGAACTTCGATTTCAACGATActaacaaaattaataatccTTCTTCTACTGCAAATCAAACCCGGCATTTTCATAGTGTGAGCGAAATTAAGAAGCTGCCCATGGGTACTGACGAACTTGAGAAATCTATGGTGCGGCCTTCAACAGCAATGTATATTAATAGACAAAACGAGAACGCTGTTTCAATTGACAAATCTAGAGATCTTCAAGGCACTGTTAATACAAAGGAAATTAGGTCTCGTTCGGCTTTAAGTTACCAGAACGATCGGCCTTTGGCTACTGACTTACCTAGCGTCATATATAATCACAAACACCCAAATGTTGTGAGTCCATTTTATGTCCACCCTTACATTAAACAGGGAATACTCAAATTCCAAAGTAAAGAGTCTCACAAATTTCGGAAAAAGGAGGTTTGGTCTACGGTACTTGCTGTTTTGCAGAGAGATGTCTTCACATTGTACAATCTAAATACACCAAACCTCTCTTATGATCCTAAAGACCTAGATATCTCGAAAGTTGGTAAACCGGTTATCAAAACAACAATCATTGCCTCCTTAGCAAAACCGTTTCCCAGTAGTGAAGATGCGgttgttttaaaatcaacTAATTCTTTGTACTTCGATTTAGAAACTTCTTctcaattgaaattgagATTTGCTGGTCCCAGTCCTAAGGATGCACAAGGTTGGATAGATGCGTTAAACTATTGGGCTGCTAGATCGTCCAAAGTTCCTTTGCTTGGAGGTGTTACAAATGTTGATTATGGCTGGGCTAGATGTACAGGCCAGAGAGCGCAGAAATCTAATGCTCAACTTCTTAAAACTAAAACTGATAAGATTATTGTGCACAAGTGGCAACCGCAGCCTGTTAATACAATTCCTAGCTCATTATCTTTGGGCGAACAGCTTTCTGCATTTAACAACTTTatgaaacttttaaagaaaacgaACGACGAACATCAAAATTTGCATAAGGAAATGCTGGTTGTACTTTCTTCCCAACCCAAAAGTACTTTTCGAAGAGCTGTTGAAAATTGGAAATACAAATCTGACTACTTACAACTAAACTTGGTGAGACTTCGGGTTTACATTAGCGTCTTGGAAAAGTATAAAAGTCAAGCACAAAACTCTTAA
- the rpl22 gene encoding 60S ribosomal protein eL22 codes for MVKKNTKVSNKYIIDATAAVNDKIFDVAAFEKYLIDRIKVDGKTGNLGSSVVVSREGSSKIAVIAHIDFSGRYLKYLTKKFLKKHSLRDWLRVVSTKKGVYELRYYNVVVGNDEEEQ; via the exons ATGGTT AAAAAGAACACTAAGGTTAGCAACAAATACATTATTGACGCTACTGCCGCTGTCAACGACAAAATTTTCGATGTCGCTGCCTTTGAGAAGTACTTGATTGACCGTATCAAGGTTGATGGCAAGACTGGTAACTTGGGCTCTTCTGTCGTCGTTTCCCGTGAAGGTTCCAGCAAGATTGCTGTTATTGCTCACATTGATTTCTCTGGCCGTTACTTGAAGTATTTGACTAAGAAATTCTTGAAGAAGCACTCT CTCCGTGACTGGCTTCGTGTCGTTTCCACCAAGAAGGGTGTCTACGAGTTGCGTTACTACAATGTCGTTGTTGGCAATGACGAAGAGGAGCAATAA
- the ofd2 gene encoding 2-oxoglutarate-Fe(2+) oxygenase superfamily protein Ofd2, which yields MLYENMSDSFLLSDAGLEFDEALLEVDQEKDDYLDDFENWTVVPVETIEGINYYPNCLPESVQRNLINNVPKELLSIYGSGKQSHLYIPFPAHINCLNDYIPSDFKQRLWKGQDAEAIIMQVYNPGDGIIPHKDLEMFGDGVAIFSFLSNTTMIFTHPELKLKSKIRLEKGSLLLMSGTARYDWFHEIPFRAGDWVMNDGEEKWVSRSQRLSVTMRRIIENHVFG from the coding sequence ATGTTGTATGAAAATATGAGCGATTCGTTTCTGCTGTCAGACGCTGGTTTGGAATTTGATGAAGCTTTGCTAGAAGTAGATCAGGAGAAAGATGATTACTTGGATGACTTTGAAAATTGGACGGTGGTACCAGTTGAGACGATTGAGGGTATAAACTATTATCCTAACTGTCTTCCCGAATCTGTCCAAAGAAATCTGATTAATAACGTTCCTAAGGAACTTCTTTCAATATATGGTTCTGGAAAGCAGTCGCATCTGTATATACCTTTTCCGGCACATATTAACTGTTTAAATGATTATATCCCTAGTGACTTTAAACAAAGGTTGTGGAAAGGACAGGATGCTGAAGCCATCATCATGCAAGTTTATAATCCAGGTGATGGAATTATACCACATAAAGACTTAGAAATGTTTGGTGACGGCGTAGCGATCTTTTCGTTCTTATCAAATACAACCATGATTTTTACACATCCTGagttaaaattgaaaagtaaaatccGATTAGAAAAGGGAAGTCTGCTTTTAATGAGTGGGACAGCACGGTATGACTGGTTTCATGAAATTCCTTTTCGTGCTGGCGACTGGGTCATGAACGATGGTGAAGAAAAGTGGGTAAGTCGGTCCCAAAGACTCAGTGTTACTATGAGACGAATTATCGAAAATCATGTTTTTGGATAA
- the hsp9 gene encoding plasma membrane heat shock protein Hsp9, translated as MSDPARKSFTEQGKEKMTPDSSKSTLDKAKESITGAYDKVASAFTSDEDKSTSQEAHDKAQRFVDDKL; from the coding sequence atgtCTGATCCCGCAAGAAAGTCTTTTACTGAACAAGGCAAGGAGAAAATGACTCCTGACTCCTCCAAGTCTACCCTCGACAAGGCCAAGGAATCCATTACTGGTGCCTACGACAAGGTCGCCTCTGCTTTTACCTCTGACGAGGACAAGAGCACCTCTCAAGAGGCTCATGACAAGGCTCAACGCTTTGTTGATGACAAGTTGTAA
- the gas5 gene encoding 1,3-beta-glucanosyltransferase Gas5, translating into MNFLHFLTTSLLLLGGSRLALADSASSAIKIKGNAFFNSDTNERFYVRGVDYQPGGSSTLVDPLADTSICKRDLPYLQGLNINTIRVYQVDNSANHDECMSALQDAGIYVILDLATSSNSISRLDAASSYNAVFLQGIFATIDAFKNYTNVLGFFAGNEVANTAENSATTTWVKAALRDAKEYISKNSDRDIPVGYSAADVAEIRVQCADFFACGNSSVRADFYGMNMYEWCGADSSFTISGYDQRMEEFANYSIPLFLSEYGCNDVTKESDGTPDRPFDEVDAIFSSEMSSVFSGGLVYQYSEEGNNYGLVVIDGDNVTISKNYETLKEKYASAANYTGDGDYSSSPATLTCPADDSYFTSFPLPTMPSEAKGFIESGAGQPLGFNAPSNQEFSANATALVSPGPHSVSTTINTNIVQATISQSSTSGSSSGSSSASTTASSSSVSSGSSISSGSSSMSTSYTSASGSSAHSSGSSSGSSSATSSASTFNLSRFYVFAGILAISGLVFA; encoded by the coding sequence ATGAACTTCCTCCATTTTTTAACCACTtctcttttacttttggGAGGTTCTCGTCTAGCCTTGGCTGACTCTGCCTCTTCCGCTATCAAAATCAAGGGAAACGCCTTTTTCAATAGTGATACTAATGAGCGTTTTTACGTCCGTGGTGTTGATTACCAACCAGGCGGCTCATCCACTCTAGTGGATCCTCTTGCTGATACTAGTATTTGCAAACGTGATCTTCCTTATCTCCAAGGTTTGAACATTAACACCATTCGTGTATACCAGGTCGATAATTCTGCTAATCACGACGAGTGCATGAGTGCTCTTCAAGATGCAGGTATATATGTTATCCTTGATTTGGCTACTTCTTCTAACTCTATTTCTCGTTTGGATGCAGCATCAAGTTATAATGCTGTTTTCTTACAAGGTATCTTTGCTACCATCGATGCTTTCAAGAACTACACAAATGTTTTGGGCTTCTTTGCTGGCAATGAAGTTGCAAACACTGCCGAAAATTCCGCTACTACCACTTGGGTCAAGGCAGCTCTTCGCGATGCTAAAGAATACATCTCAAAGAATTCAGACCGCGATATTCCTGTCGGCTATTCCGCTGCGGACGTAGCTGAGATCCGTGTACAATGCGCCGATTTCTTTGCTTGTGGTAACTCTTCTGTACGTGCTGACTTTTATGGTATGAACATGTATGAATGGTGTGGTGCCGATTCTAGCTTTACCATCTCCGGCTACGATCAGCGTATGGAGGAATTTGCAAACTACTCTATTCCATTGTTTTTGTCTGAATATGGTTGTAACGATGTTACTAAGGAATCCGATGGTACTCCTGATCGTCCTTTCGACGAGGTCGATGCTATTTTCTCTAGCGAAATGTCTTCTGTATTCTCTGGCGGACTCGTCTATCAGTATTCTGAAGAGGGCAATAACTATGGATTAGTTGTTATTGATGGCGATAATGTTACAATTAGCAAGAACTATGAAACCTTAAAGGAAAAGTACGCTTCCGCTGCTAACTATACTGGAGACGGTGATTATTCTTCAAGTCCCGCTACCCTCACTTGTCCTGCTGACGATTCTTATTTTACTAGTTTCCCTCTTCCTACCATGCCTTCTGAAGCCAAAGGTTTCATTGAGTCGGGTGCTGGACAACCCCTTGGCTTCAATGCCCCCAGCAACCAAGAGTTTAGTGCCAATGCTACTGCTTTAGTATCTCCTGGTCCTCACAGTGTCTCCACTACCATCAACACAAACATTGTTCAAGCCACTATTAGCCAGTCCTCTACCTCAGGTTCCAGCTCCGGATCCTCTTCAGCGTCAACCACAGCCTCATCCTCTTCCGTATCCTCCGGATCTTCCATATCTTCTGGCTCTTCAAGTATGAGTACAAGTTATACATCTGCTAGTGGTAGCTCTGCTCATAGCAGTGGATCTAGTTCTGGAAGCTCCTCGGCTACTTCTTCCGCTTCTACTTTTAACCTTTCTCGCTTTTACGTCTTTGCTGGTATACTGGCAATTAGCGGACTTGTTTTTGCTTAA